A section of the Anabaena cylindrica PCC 7122 genome encodes:
- a CDS encoding J domain-containing protein, translating into MDLGDCYRLLGLRSGASFAEIKSSYRRLVQQYHPDINPDDEKSKDKFIALTEAYRFLQTVIPPEAITSKSSSSSTSVRSYIEVESQESAATTTVMPHPPTLEDIEQRLKWKTYEQLQRFLQARRFPQAIALVEALAARLPLDIEVRQWQAIAYQIWGRALIADKQLPKARIYLKKALKTDPHNKALLNEIQQDFQQLGIKF; encoded by the coding sequence ATGGACCTTGGAGATTGCTACCGTTTATTGGGACTAAGGTCGGGAGCCTCTTTTGCTGAAATTAAGTCGTCTTACCGCCGACTGGTGCAGCAATACCACCCCGATATTAACCCAGATGATGAAAAGTCTAAAGACAAATTTATTGCTTTGACGGAGGCTTATAGATTCCTGCAAACGGTGATACCGCCAGAGGCAATAACCTCAAAATCCAGTAGTTCATCAACTTCTGTACGTAGTTATATTGAGGTGGAATCTCAGGAGTCAGCAGCAACAACAACTGTAATGCCCCACCCACCTACTCTAGAGGATATAGAACAACGGTTAAAGTGGAAAACTTATGAGCAGTTGCAGCGGTTTTTGCAAGCAAGACGTTTTCCTCAAGCGATCGCTCTTGTGGAAGCTCTAGCTGCTAGATTACCACTAGATATAGAAGTGCGCCAATGGCAAGCGATCGCTTATCAAATCTGGGGAAGGGCGCTAATTGCTGATAAACAATTGCCAAAAGCGAGAATTTATCTAAAAAAGGCTTTAAAGACAGATCCTCACAATAAAGCTCTGCTTAACGAAATCCAGCAAGACTTTCAGCAGTTGGGGATTAAATTTTAA
- a CDS encoding MoaD/ThiS family protein yields MSKSAITVTVKLFAAYQEAYGVSELVLDFPDGTPVKAVCDRFITEHPELSQWRDVTRFGINLIFVEPDTLLEDSDEVVLIPPVSGG; encoded by the coding sequence ATGTCGAAATCTGCAATTACCGTAACCGTTAAGTTGTTCGCTGCCTATCAAGAGGCTTATGGTGTGAGTGAACTAGTACTCGATTTTCCTGATGGTACACCAGTAAAGGCGGTATGCGATCGCTTTATTACTGAACACCCAGAACTCTCACAATGGCGTGATGTTACCCGTTTTGGGATTAATTTAATCTTTGTGGAACCAGACACCCTACTAGAAGATAGTGATGAAGTTGTCCTCATTCCTCCCGTTAGCGGTGGCTGA
- a CDS encoding ATP-dependent Clp protease proteolytic subunit, whose protein sequence is MPIGVPKVPYRMPGGQYTDWISIYDRLSRERIIFLGRDVDDEIANQIIAIMLYLDSDDPGKDIFLYINSPGGMVTSGLAIYDTMQHIKSDVVTICVGLAASMGSFLLAAGTKGKRMALPHSRIMIHQPSGGTRGQASDIEIEAREIIRIRHQLNQIYVDNTGQTLAKIEKDMDRDFFMSAQEAKEYGLIDRVIEERP, encoded by the coding sequence ATGCCTATAGGCGTTCCTAAAGTTCCTTACCGGATGCCCGGAGGACAGTATACAGACTGGATTAGTATTTACGATCGCCTTTCCAGGGAGAGAATCATTTTTCTGGGAAGAGACGTTGATGACGAAATCGCTAACCAAATTATTGCCATCATGCTTTATTTGGACTCAGATGATCCAGGTAAGGATATTTTCTTATACATCAATTCCCCAGGTGGCATGGTAACATCTGGTTTGGCAATTTATGACACCATGCAACACATCAAATCTGATGTTGTCACCATTTGCGTTGGGTTAGCTGCTTCAATGGGTTCTTTCCTGTTAGCAGCTGGAACTAAGGGCAAACGCATGGCTCTACCTCACTCCCGGATTATGATTCACCAGCCTTCCGGTGGTACTCGTGGTCAAGCATCTGATATCGAAATTGAAGCTAGAGAAATTATCCGCATTCGTCACCAGTTAAATCAAATTTATGTTGATAACACTGGCCAAACTTTAGCCAAAATTGAAAAAGACATGGATCGTGACTTTTTCATGTCTGCTCAAGAAGCTAAGGAATACGGCTTAATTGACCGTGTGATTGAAGAACGCCCGTAG